One segment of Carassius auratus strain Wakin unplaced genomic scaffold, ASM336829v1 scaf_tig00023288, whole genome shotgun sequence DNA contains the following:
- the LOC113077835 gene encoding homeobox protein vex1-like, translating into MTLLRKHHVQEVLRGVVVQSFHAQDLEQEKRVTVSARDDFSDARRASSETLGEGETKALSSTNSCGYSSASESDESEGESASQRRVRTKFSSEQISRLEKSFSKHKYLGATQRRRIAEKLQLSETQVKTWFQNRRMKLKREVQEARAAEFFVVLPPMTSFQHHTASGQHSRLYFPQQIPTRQFPPPMLFPSCYF; encoded by the exons ATGACTCTTCTCAG GAAACATCATGTTCAAGAAGTTCTCCGTGGAGTGGTTGTCCAGAGCTTCCATGCTCAAGATCTGGAGCAGGAGAAACGAGTCACAGTAAGCGCTCGTGATGATTTCAGTGATGCTCGTCGCGCGTCTTCAGAAACGCTTGGAGAAGGAGAAACCAAGGCCCTGTCTTCTACAA ACAGCTGTGGCTACTCCTCGGCCTCTGAGAGCGATGAGAGCGAAGGGGAGTCCGCGTCACAGCGGCGCGTCAGAACCAAGTTCAGCTCGGAGCAGATCTCGCGTCTGGAGAAGAGCTTCAGCAAACACAAGTACCTCGGAGCGACCCAGAGACGCAGGATAGCGGAGAAACTGCAGCTGTCTGAAACACAG gtGAAAACGTGGTTCCAGAACAGACGAATGAAGCTGAAGCGGGAAGTTCAGGAGGCGCGCGCAGCCGAGTTTTTTGTTGTGCTTCCGCCTATGACGTCATTTCAGCACCACACCGCTAGCGGACAGCACTCGCGCCTCTATTTCCCGCAACAAATTCCCACGCGACAATTCCCGCCACCGATGCTGTTCCCCTCCTGCTACTTTTAA
- the LOC113077846 gene encoding homeobox protein vent1-like, whose amino-acid sequence MVKKFSVDWLAQSFHDSPHQDVLEPEKQTHRPHVPCVVQPRPPTSYDKVYLQPKPKVSKKAEEKPETGKEKEGTTPVTQRSCSSPSFSENSGYSSGYESEATASECASVEDAHETEKDAATRRIRTKFTPEQIDKLEKIFTKHKYLDAGERVKTALKLNLSETQVRTWFQNRRMKLKREVQEMRADYLLPKMVLSHVLPVQYQCYDRQRLPFPPPGALMQHVMPLVSHHQLMMPRQHYF is encoded by the exons ATGGTCAAGAAGTTTTCTGTGGACTGGCTCGCCCAAAGCTTTCACGATTCGCCGCATCAAGACGTTCTGGAGCCGGAGAAACAGACGCACAGGCCACACGTACCGTGCGTGGTTCAACCGAGACCTCCAACATCATATGACAAGGTTTATTTGCAGCCAAAACCAAAGGTTAGCAAGAAAGCTGAAGAGAAACCAGAGACCGGTAAAGAGAAGGAGGGCACAACCCCTGTTACCCAAAGAAGCTGCTCATCTCCAAGCT TTTCAGAAAACAGCGGCTATTCGTCAGGTTACGAGAGCGAAGCAACCGCGTCTGAATGCGCGTCCGTCGAAGATGCGCACGAGACCGAGAAAGACGCGGCGACGCGCAGAATCAGAACCAAATTCACTCCGGAACAGATCGACAAACTGGAGAAAATCTTCACCAAGCACAAATACTTGGACGCGGGAGAGAGAGTGAAAACGGCTTTGAAACTCAATCTGTCAGAAACTCAG GTCAGAACTTGGTTCCAGAACCGCAGGATGAAGCTGAAGCGGGAAGTGCAGGAGATGCGCGCGGACTATCTGCTGCCTAAAATGGTTCTTTCGCACGTGCTTCCGGTTCAGTACCAATGCTATGACAGACAGCGACTTCCGTTTCCGCCTCCCGGCGCGCTGATGCAGCATGTGATGCCGCTGGTTTCTCATCATCAGCTCATGATGCCCAGGCAGCATTACTTCTGA